From Pyrenophora tritici-repentis strain M4 chromosome 1, whole genome shotgun sequence, the proteins below share one genomic window:
- a CDS encoding TT-ORF1 domain containing protein, giving the protein MSLVSSAVSPSATAPSCSTADFTQFPTKDVFCACCKDAPVEEFNGKCGYYCLSYGQNVGDLQNCFMKEGVNPSQIFCSGNNTAEATGTPSGSGVASKTGAGASKTGTNAPDKTGAASAVQAPQGVSKAGLGMLTVLVVSAFAGTLL; this is encoded by the exons ATGTCCCTCGTATCCTCGGCCGTCTCCCCCAGCGCCACAGCCCCTTCCTGCTCCACGGCCGACTTCACCCAATTCCCCACCAAAGACGTCTTCTGCGCC TGTTGCAAAGATGCGCCTGTCGAAGAATTCAATGGCAAATGCGGATACTACTGCCTCAGCTACGGCCAGAATGTTGGTGACTTGCAGAACTGCTTCATGAAGGAGGGCGTGAACCCAAGCCAGATATTCTGCTCGGGAAACAACACAGCCGAGGCTACAGGTACACCGAGTGGAAGTGGTGTTGCTAGTAAGACGGGTGCGGGTGCGAGCAAGACCGGGACAAACGCGCCGGATAAGACGGGTGCTGCGTCGGCGGTGCAGGCGCCACAGGGTGTGAGTAAGGCAGGCTTGGGTATGTTGACTGTATTGGTTGTCTCGGCTTTTGCTGGTACTCTGCTGTGA